The region CCTAGCGCCTTAAACAAGGCATTGCCAAGTTCATTCCATGTATGCGCTTTACCTGTACCGACATTAAATATGCCCTTTTTATCAGGGTGTTGCAGAAAAAACCACATTATCTCCAATGCATCTTTTACATATATAAAATCTCTTTTTTGGCCGCCATTTATGTATTCAGGTTTATACGATTTAAAAAGCCTTAATCTGCCTGACTGTTTTATCTGGTGATAGCCCTTGTTTATCATGCTCCTCATATCCTGTTTATGATATTCATTAGGCCCATACACATTAAAAAATTTAAAACCCACGATATTATTTATAATGCCTTCATTGAAAACCCACGTGTCAAACTTCTGCTTTGACCTGCCGTATTCGTTTAATGGATTAAAAACAGGAATAAGCTCATGCGCATCAGAATAGCCAAAGTCCCCTGCGCCATAAGTAGCTGCACTGCTGGCATAAAACAATGGCTTGTCTTTCGCAAGCGCCCACTTGGCAAGTTCCACTGAATACTGATAATTGTTTTTCTCAAGATATTCTATGTCTGTCTCTGTGGTGTCTGCGCATGCGCCCAGATGTACTATCATATCTATGTTTTTATCTAATTTGTCGGCCTTTACAAGTTCAAGAAATTTATCACGCTCTATATATTCCGCTATGGACTTGCCGCGTATATTAGGCGAATCTTTTGCCTGTTGGCCTACATCAACAGCAAAAATATCGCTTATGCCTTCCTTGTTTAATTTCCACAAAAAAGCACTTCCAATAAATCCTGCACTTCCTGTAACTGCCAGCTTCATGTCATACTCCTGTTTATCGCGGCGCGGCTGCTTTTGACAGATATTCATCAGCCAAATAAGAGCTTCTTGTATATGGCGAACTCTTTACAAACTTAAACCCAAGCATCAGGGCCTTTTCTCGATAATAATCAAATATCTCGGGTTTTATATACTCTTTCACAGGGTAATGGGCCCTGCTCGGGGCGAGGTATTGGCCTATGCTTAATAAATCGCATCGGGCCTGGCTTAAGTCATTCAACACGCTCAACACCTCTTCAACTGTCTCGCCAAATCCCAGCATAATACCGCTCTTCGTATAAATCTTATCAGCTGACAAGGCCTTGGCTGTCCTCAATACATCAAGAGACCTCTTATAGCCGGCCTCGGGCCTGATCTCAGGATAAAACCTCGGCACTGTCTCAACATTGTGATTTATTATATCAGGCGCTGCGTCTGTGATTTTTTTAATAGCATCTATATCCGCCTTAAAATCCGGGATCAGGACTTCTATGCTTGCCTTGCAGGCTGTCTTTCTTATAGCCTTTATTGTTCCTGCAAAATGCCCGGAGCCTCCGTCAGGCAGATCATCGCGCGTAACGCTTGTTATTACAATATGCCTTAATTTTAAATGCGCAACCGCCTCTGCTATATTATAGGGTTCAAGGCTGTCAGGCTCAGAGGGTTTTTCTTTTCCTATATTGCAAAACCTGCATTTCCTTGTGCAGTTTTTACCTAATATCATGAAAGTAGCTATGCCCCTGCCAAAGCACTCTGATATATTAGGGCATGCTGCTTCCTCGCATACAGTGTTTAAAGCAAGCCCCCTTAGAAGCGACTTCATGCTGCTGCAGTCTCTTAAATTTATCTTTTTTTCAAGCCACGCGGGCCTTGTCTTGTTTGACATGCCTGTAAAAATTCCATTCTTTGGTTGTGTATTTTAATCTTAAAAGGCTATCAGCCAGACAAGATTCATGGGGATTCATCTTGCTTGGAATTAATTCGGCATTAAAGCTCTTCTTGAACGCGTCCAGGATAAAACCCTTAAGGTAATTATATGATACCTGCTTTCCAAGAGCCTGACTGAGAGAATATGATTCATCCCCTTGATAATTGTTTTTAATGTTTAAGAATTCCGCAAAACGCCCCCTGCAGGATTTAATCGGTATAGAACCGTGCTGAAATATAATATCTCTTTTTCTCCTCTGTGCATTACCGCCTATTTTCTTTCCATTTATAATAATATCGTATCTTTCCCTTTCCCTGAAGCATACCCAGCCTGTCTTAGGGGGATTGTCTCTGATCAAAGAAAATTGCGCGCCAAGGCCCATGTCTTTATAGGCATTTATTATGAAAGAGCATAGGTTCCTGTATGTCTCTTTAGCAAAACATTTCTTGCCTAAGGTGTGTTGCGCGCATACAATACTGTAGGTAAGTTCATCGGCATGAAAAATAACACCGCCTCCTGTCATCCTCCTTACAAAAGACAGTCTGCTCTCTGCGCATTTCTCGAGATCAAGCTCAATCGCGGGGTCCTGTGAAAGGCCTATTGAAAATGCCTCTGGATGCCATGTGTATATTCTAAGTATCGGGGCTGAGGAACTGCTGGCAAAACCCTCCAATAAGGCCTCGTCAACTGCCATATTGGTATAATTATCGTTCGGGCCTGAATCAAGTAAACGCCATTTTTTCATTTTAATATTATACCATTGTCTTTAAAATCATCTTATTGTGAATAGCTTATATCTGCTGCTATATTAAAGGGGCTTTGTTCAGGAAAAATATGTTTTTAAAAGGGTCAGTACCTTTAATACGGCTTCCAGCAAAGATCAAGGTCGCGCGCTGCTTTTGTTTCATCAAGCCTTTGAACAGGAGTTGAGACAGGGGACTTTCTAAGCTTTTCCGGATCAGTCTCAGCTAATCTCGCAGCCTCTATCATGGCCTCTATAAACATGTCCAGGGTCTCCTTGGACTCTGTCTCTGTTGGCTCTATCATTATAGCCTCTTTTACAGCAAGCGGGAAATATATAGTAGGCGGGTGAAAACCCTTGTCAATAAGATATTTCGCTATATCCAATGCGTGTATATTGTTTTTTATCTGCCTTGAGGCTGAGAACACGCATTCATGCATGCAAATCCTGTCATATGCTATGTCATAATAGCCTTTAAGTCTATTCAGGCAATAATTAGCATTCAGCACAGCGTATTCACTTGCCCTTTGAAGGCCTTTTTTCCCGAGCAGCAGCATATACGCATATGCCTTTAATATCACTGCGAAATTACCATAAAAAGGAGCAATATAGCCTATTGATTTAGAATTATTGTAATCAAGATAAAACGCGCCGCCAGGCCGCCTCATAACCCTTGATACAGGCAGGAAATCAACCAGGTTTTTGCTTACCCCAACAGGGCCTGCCCCAGGGCCTCC is a window of Candidatus Omnitrophota bacterium DNA encoding:
- the lipA gene encoding lipoyl synthase, encoding MSNKTRPAWLEKKINLRDCSSMKSLLRGLALNTVCEEAACPNISECFGRGIATFMILGKNCTRKCRFCNIGKEKPSEPDSLEPYNIAEAVAHLKLRHIVITSVTRDDLPDGGSGHFAGTIKAIRKTACKASIEVLIPDFKADIDAIKKITDAAPDIINHNVETVPRFYPEIRPEAGYKRSLDVLRTAKALSADKIYTKSGIMLGFGETVEEVLSVLNDLSQARCDLLSIGQYLAPSRAHYPVKEYIKPEIFDYYREKALMLGFKFVKSSPYTRSSYLADEYLSKAAAPR
- the rfaD gene encoding ADP-glyceromanno-heptose 6-epimerase, with protein sequence MKLAVTGSAGFIGSAFLWKLNKEGISDIFAVDVGQQAKDSPNIRGKSIAEYIERDKFLELVKADKLDKNIDMIVHLGACADTTETDIEYLEKNNYQYSVELAKWALAKDKPLFYASSAATYGAGDFGYSDAHELIPVFNPLNEYGRSKQKFDTWVFNEGIINNIVGFKFFNVYGPNEYHKQDMRSMINKGYHQIKQSGRLRLFKSYKPEYINGGQKRDFIYVKDALEIMWFFLQHPDKKGIFNVGTGKAHTWNELGNALFKALG
- a CDS encoding aminomethyl-transferring glycine dehydrogenase subunit GcvPB (acts in conjunction with GvcH to form H-protein-S-aminomethyldihydrolipoyllysine from glycine; forms a heterodimer with subunit 1 to form the P protein) gives rise to the protein GGPGAGPVGVSKNLVDFLPVSRVMRRPGGAFYLDYNNSKSIGYIAPFYGNFAVILKAYAYMLLLGKKGLQRASEYAVLNANYCLNRLKGYYDIAYDRICMHECVFSASRQIKNNIHALDIAKYLIDKGFHPPTIYFPLAVKEAIMIEPTETESKETLDMFIEAMIEAARLAETDPEKLRKSPVSTPVQRLDETKAARDLDLCWKPY
- a CDS encoding lipoate--protein ligase family protein — encoded protein: MKKWRLLDSGPNDNYTNMAVDEALLEGFASSSSAPILRIYTWHPEAFSIGLSQDPAIELDLEKCAESRLSFVRRMTGGGVIFHADELTYSIVCAQHTLGKKCFAKETYRNLCSFIINAYKDMGLGAQFSLIRDNPPKTGWVCFRERERYDIIINGKKIGGNAQRRKRDIIFQHGSIPIKSCRGRFAEFLNIKNNYQGDESYSLSQALGKQVSYNYLKGFILDAFKKSFNAELIPSKMNPHESCLADSLLRLKYTTKEWNFYRHVKQDKARVA